The Panicum hallii strain FIL2 chromosome 9, PHallii_v3.1, whole genome shotgun sequence genome has a window encoding:
- the LOC112875841 gene encoding IRK-interacting protein-like: protein MVSSPSPPPAFPTVGSDEPKQQRCGAKAAPEKADKKYAHVPTPLHHGGGGGASKKTPRGGKAGDGADAAAYAAAVSCSDCRFKQRALAPASPGAVIRSLFVSLTRRSTPRSSPSPTSASGRAGDAGDGEQWRLAAADLSRRLAAATRTRDEALEETTRLKHSLAELELKLARLEARVLPTPTAAAFPVDTFLRAVSTARAAVRNLARALSTHLRSPASPGPNLESFLNRAFHADFELDTDADVHTPDPAGRCEANLAAYHAVAVLTWEEVLLHGTKHYSEGLSRFCDAKMSDVVSSLGWARARAWPEPLLQAFFLAAKGVWGVRLLARSVHPPLPVVRAERGARFDPRFMEDAAAGRAGRLEPASVKMMVAPGFHVYLAGAGVVKCRVVCFYSGSNGRTGGHRDGGSSTNGSVGLGSSCSDMNGSATDVVDSCKSSRVG, encoded by the coding sequence CGACGCCGCTccaccatggcggcggcggtggcgccagCAAGAAGACGCCCCGCGGGGGCaaggccggcgacggcgccgaCGCGGCGGCGTACGCCGCGGCGGTGTCCTGCTCCGACTGCCGCTTCAAGCAGCGCGCCCTCGCGCCGGCGTCGCCCGGGGCCGTCATCCGCTCGCTGTTCGTCTCCCTCACGCGCCGCTCCACCCCGcgctcgtcgccgtcgccgacgtCGGCCTCGGGAAGGGCCGGCGACGCGGGGGACGGCGAGCAGTGGCGCCTCGCCGCGGCCGACCTCTCCCGGAGGCTCGCCGCGGCCACCCGCACGCGGGACGAGGCGCTGGAGGAGACCACGCGCCTGAAGCACTCGCTCGCCGAGCTGGAGCTCAAGCTCGCGCGCCTCGAGGCGCGCGTGCTCCCGacgcccacggccgccgccttccccgtcGACACCTTCCTCCGCGCCGTCTccaccgcgcgcgccgccgtgcGGAACCTCGCGCGCGCGCTGTCCACGCACCTGCGCAGCCCCGCCAGCCCCGGCCCGAACCTCGAGAGCTTCCTCAACCGCGCCTTCCACGCCGACTTCGAGCTGGACACCGACGCCGACGTCCACACCCCGGACCCCGCGGGCCGGTGCGAGGCTAACCTCGCGGCGTACCACGCCGTCGCGGTGCTGACGTGGGAGGAGGTCCTGCTCCACGGCACCAAGCACTACAGCGAGGGGCTCAGCCGGTTCTGCGACGCCAAGATGAGCGATGTGGTGTCCTCCCTCGGGTGGGCCCGCGCGCGGGCGTGGCCGGAGCCGCTGCTGCAGGCGTTCTTCCTGGCCGCCAAGGGCGTGTGGGGCGTCCGCCTCCTGGCGCGGTCCGTCCACCCGCCGCTCCCCGTAGTGCGCGCGGAACGCGGCGCGCGCTTCGACCCGCGGTTCATGGAGGACGCCGCGGCCGGCCGGGCGGGGAGGCTGGAGCCGGCCAGCGTGAAGATGATGGTGGcgccggggttccacgtgtaccTGGCCGGCGCGGGCGTGGTGAAGTGCAGGGTCGTGTGCTTCTACAGCGGCAGCAACGGCCGCACCGGCGGCCACAGAGATGGCGGGAGCAGCACCAACGGCAGCGTGGGGTTGGGGAGTAGCTGTAGTGACATGAATGGGAGTGCTACAGACGTGGTGGATAGCTGTAAGAGCAGTAGGGTCGGGTAG